The Endomicrobiales bacterium nucleotide sequence ATAAAAAAGAAAACTGCTTGAAAAACCAATAACTTTTTAATCATACTTCCTCCTATGCTTTAGTTATTTCAATTTTTTATGCACAATCTTATGCACAGAATTAACAGGTAAGGTGTTTTTTTTCCACAAAAGTCTAATACCTTCAAGCGTAAGCTCTGGAACAATCGCACTTATTTTACTTATATTTTTGCAAACAGAAACTGCGAGACCACCCGTTGCAATGACCTTAACATTTTTGCCAATTTCGTTAGAAATGCCATCTATAAGCCCTTTAATTAAACCAACATAACCAAAGAAAATACCAGATTGCATACACTCCACAGTATTTTTGCCTATATATTTAGATGACTTTGAAAAAACAACGACAGGAAGTTTTGAGGTGCTAATTGAGAGAGCTTTTAGCGATAATAGTGGCCCGGGTGCTATTGCCCCACCCATATATTTGCCATCTTTACTGATACAGTCAAATGTTGTTGCTGTTCCAAAATCAACCACTATTAACGGGCCACCACATAATTTATACCCTGCTACGGCGTTGGCTA carries:
- a CDS encoding type III pantothenate kinase, with translation MLLIFDIGNTNITIGLYKNPNVPLCNKILRLTTDKKAGLNKYAKELSTILVKNNIDAKNITSVAIASVVPELDSVFAKLSKNIFKCGAYFVSYTKSKGLLKYKYPKPQEIGADRIANAVAGYKLCGGPLIVVDFGTATTFDCISKDGKYMGGAIAPGPLLSLKALSISTSKLPVVVFSKSSKYIGKNTVECMQSGIFFGYVGLIKGLIDGISNEIGKNVKVIATGGLAVSVCKNISKISAIVPELTLEGIRLLWKKNTLPVNSVHKIVHKKLK